The nucleotide window ACGCGATGCTGACGCTGGCCTTTGCCGGGTTGTTCCTCGTGCTTGCTGAAAAATGGCGGACAGTCACATATGGAAATGATGGATTCACATTCAGAGTCCCGGACTTTTTAAAGGACCGGACGGATTTTTACCTGATTTGCCTTGGCTCCATGGTGATTGTGTTCATCTTATTGAAAAGGTTCACGAACTCGCCGCTCGGAAAGGTGCTTCAGGCCATCCGGGAAAATGAGCAAAGGACGGAGTCACTGGGATACAGCGTCCTGCAGTATAAGGTCATTGCAAGTGTGGTGTCCGGAGTGATTGCCGGGATCGCAGGAATTTTGTATGCCGTCTCCCTCAGGTTTGTCAACACGAGTGTATTCACGATGGATATCACTCTCGACGCCTTGCTGATGACGATCATCGGCGGAGTCGGAACGCTAGTAGGTGCCATCATTGGCGCCGGGATCATCGAATTCTCCCACCACTGGCTGACAGAACTGGCAAAGGTCCACTGGATCTTTGAAAGATGGATCATCTTTTTTGGAATCATTTATATACTCGCTGTCATGTTCTTCCCGATGGGGATTGTCGGTTCCTTAAAGAAGTTGAAATTCAGCAGGAAAAAGAAAGCACCTGCTTCCTTAAATTCGGATGCCGTCAGTCAGGGCGAGTCATGATGGAGATGCAGCAAGTCACCTCATTCGTGCTCCGCTTCCAGCTTACAGACATTGAAGCCGGAAGCGGCAAAAAATATTGGCGTGTCAAAGTTACCCATGTTCAGGATGAAAAGGAAGCCTTGTTTCAATCAATCGATGAGGCGATGGCTTATATCAAGGGAATTGTAGGAGAATGCTAGTTTTACAGGCAGAGAATGAGCCATTTGCAAGGAGGGCTGAATACGTGCAGATCGGGATTGTCAGCACAGGAATCTATCTTCCGGAAACATATATAACAGGAAGGGAAATTGCTCGGGCAGCAGGAATTCCGGAAATGGTTGTGGAAGAAAAAATGGGAATCAAGAAAAAGCCTGTTCCTGGTCAGGAAGACCATACATGTGAGATGGGAATCAGGGCTGCAAAGACGGCAATCGAAAAAGCGGGTATCGATCCGATGGAGATTGATCTGGTGATCTATATCGGTGAGGAATACAAGGAGTATCCATTATGGACTGCCGGAATCAAGCTTCAGGAAGAAATCGGCGCTTATAATGCCTGGGCATTTGATACAGCATTGCGTTGCGGGACGACAGTCATGGCATTGAAACTTGCCAGGGGCATGATGCTGTCCGACCCTGAAATCAAAACGGTGCTGCTGGCTGGCGGCTATCGGAACGGGGATTTCATCGACTACCAGAATCCGCGGACCCGCTTCATGTACAATCTCGGAGCAGGCGGCGGGGCGATTTTACTGAAAAAGGGCCATCAGGAAAATCTGCTGCTCGAAACAGAAATGATTACTGACGGGTCTTTTTCCGAGGATGTCGTCGTGGTTGCAGGGGGAACGAAAAATCCGCTTTCGGCAGAAAGTCTGAAGCGGGGTCTTTATCAGCTTGATGTCCTCGATCCACAGGGAATGAAAGAAAGGCTGGAGCAAAAGTCGATGGCCAACTTCCTGAAGGTCATCCGTCGGTCCGTGGAAAAAAGCGGTTTTTCAGAAAAAGATATTTCATACATTGGGATGCTGCATATGAAGCGTTCCGCGCACCAGTTTGTTTTACAGGAATTAGGACTAGGTGAATCCAATTCTATTTATCTCGAAGACTATGGACATATCGGCCAGATTGACCAGATCCTGTCGCTGGAACTGGCTGAAAAGGCAGGAAAGCTGAAGGACGGGGATATTGTAGTCCTTGTCAGTGCCGGGATCGGCTATGCCTGGGGAGCAACAACTATACGCTGGGGGAAGGGTGAAGCTTGAATGGAGAAAACGGCTTTCGAATTGAAAAAAGTTGATTTGCCTAATGGTGAAAGCATTGCTTATCGGGAACGGGACGGCGGCGTGAAAAACGTGCTGCTGATCCATGGAAACATGACATCATCAAAGCATTGGGATGTGCTGATTGATCAGATGGATCCGGAGTATAAAGTGTATGCGATGGACATGAGGGGATTCGGCGGCTCGAGTTACCGCAAGCCCATCATGTCAATCAAGGATTTTTCCGATGATGTAAAGCTGTTTGTCGACGAAATCGGGTTAAATAATTTTTCACTTGTTGGCTGGTCGACAGGTGGTGCGGTAGGAATGCAGTTTGCTGCTGATTATCCTGGCTATTGCGAAAAACTGGTGCTGCTCGCCTCTGCGTCAACAAGGGGTTACCCGTTCTTCGGAACGAGTCCGGAAGGCTTGCCTGATCTGGACAATCGACTTAAGACGTATGATGATGTTAAGGCGGATACCGGAAAAACGATTGCTGTCCAGACTGCATACGACGGGCAGAATAGAGGATTTTTAAAGGCGATGTGGAATATGTTGATCTATACCGAGCGTCAGCCGGAAGCAGCACATTATGAAGAGTATGTCGATGATATGCTGACACAGCGAAATCTGGCAGAGGTCTATCATTCTCTCAATAGTTTTAATATCAGTGGTGTTGATAACGGTTTGGGGATGGGGACAGATCAGGTAAAGGATATCCAGATTCCTGTCCTAGTCCTCCGAGGTGACCGCGATCTTGTTGTCACAAGCAAGATGGCCGACGAAATTGTCGAGGATTTTGCAGGTCGTGCAAGATTTGCAGAGTTGAAGAATTGCGGCCATTCGCCACTAGTGGATGATTTGGATCAGCTGCTAAGGCATATCGATGGATTTTTAGCAGAATAGGAAGGTGTTTTTATGAGACTGCAAGATAAAGTAGCGATCATTACCGGAGGGGCAAATGGGATTGGCCTTGCCGCAGCGAAAACCTTTGTGCGTGAAGGCGCACGGGTGGCAATGGCGGATTTTGATGAGGAAACAGGATCACAGCGCGCAGCCGAGCTCAAAGCAGAAGGCTATGAAGCAGCCTTTTTCCAGGTGAACGTCGCTGATAAGGATAGCGTGGATTCGATGGTAAAGGATGTTCTGTCCCATTTTGGCAAGATTGATATTCTTGTAAATAATGCAGGCATCACAAGGGACGGGATGCTGCACAAACTCGCTGTGGAGGATTTTCAGAAAGTTGTTGATGTCAACCTGACAGGCGTCTTCCATTGCGCCCAGGCCGTTGTCCCGGCAATGGTCCAGCAGGGATCTGGAAGAATCATCAATACCTCTTCCGTCTCCGGCATTTACGGCAATGTCGGCCAGACCAACTACGCAGCAACAAAGGCGGGGGTTGTCGGGATGACGAAAACCTGGGCAAAAGAGCTCGGCCGCAAAGGAATCAACGTCAATGCCGTCGCCCCAGGATTCATTGAGACCGGCATGACAGCTAAAGTACCGGAAAAGGTGATTGAGCACATGAAAATGCTCGTCCCGCTCGGCAGACTGGGCTTGCCCGAGGATATCGCGAATGCCTACCTCTTCCTGGCCTCAGATGAATCAAAATATGTGAATGGCACCACCCTCCATGTGGACGGCGGAATCATGATGTAATGTTGAAAAAGCGCACTTGCTGCGCTTTTTTTTATTTTGAGAAGACGTCGAAATTGGAGAGTAAATATTCCAACCGGGAATATATTTGCTGCAACCGTTAAATAAATCATCCCAACCGTATAATAAATTGTCTCAACCGTTAAATAAATCGAGCCAACCGTTAAATAAATCCTCGAGCCGTGAAAAAACCTTCCAACTGGTAAAAAAATTCGATTCCACCGGTATTAAAACTAACTATTCCCACACCAAATGGCCAAAAAGCTCCCTAAAATACCAAAAATGCATTGCACTTCCAACCTTTTCAGTCTGCCGATAATCAGTTTTTGGGGGTTAACTTCCCTCCAAAAGTGGTAAATGGTATAAAAAAGATTGAGGTGCTGTACATGGAAGAGCAAAAACAGAGGTATTACTTCAATATAGAAAGCGGCGAGGTGCTGGATACGCCAGCAGATCAGGAGGGCCATTTCTTCACGTTGATCGCGACAGGAGAGGAAATCAAGGATCTGCGCGAGTACCTGGAAGTGAACTATAAAGCAGACTGGGCGACTTACGGGAATTCCCATCTGCACCCTTTCAAGGACCCGGATCGCGAGCATGCAGAATATGACATGGCCTTGAAGGAGATTTACGCAATGGTTTACAGACTTGGCGATGCCGAGGCAAAGAATCATGTGAGGAATATGGGCATCTTATCAGAAGAAGAGTTAATTAAATAAGCGACCCGAACACCATGGCCATCCAGGCTGTGGTGTTTTTTGCATTCGATGTAACTATCCTGTAACTCCCAATCTTTAAAATAAAACCCATCACGTCGAGAGAGGGAGAGATTGCGGTGAGGTGGGAGCTCGATTGGCTTGAATCAAGAGCGAGATTGACACCGGACGCTGCTGCGATTGCTGATGCCGGTACAGATCAGGAATGGTCGTTCAGGGAAGTCAATGAACGAGCCAAGGCGATCGCGGCATGGATGCAGGGAATTGGTGTCAAAAAAGGCGACAGGATTGCATTGCTTGCGCCGAACGGGGTCAGTTACTTCGATTTAGTATTCGCCTGTGGGAAAATTGGTGCTATTTTTGTGCCGTTGAACTGGAGGCTATCGGTGGATGAATTAGCCTTTATCATACAAGACAGTGAGCCGGCGCTGCTGGCGTTCCATTCGAAATTCACAAAAGAAGTGACGATGGTCTGGGATCAAGCAGGCCAGTGCATCCAAATCAATGGTTCACACTATCAGGATTTGATTACTAGTCCGAAGCAAATCCAGCCTGTCGATCTGGATGAAGAAGACCCGCTGGCGATGATTTATACAGGAGGGACGACCGGAAAGCCAAAAGGTGCCGTTCTGTCACATCGAGCGATCATCTGGAACAGCATTTCGACCATTGCGAGCTGGAACCTGACAGATGAAGACAAGACAATCACCTATTTGCCTTTATTTCACACAGGCGGGCTGAATGCTCTGTCAATCCCCATCCTGATGGCAGGTGGGACGGTCGTGCTGGGGGATGAATTTACTCCTGAAAAAGCGATTGAATATTTGATCAGGCATAAATGTACGATCGTATTGTTTGTGCCGACGATGCACCACATGCTAGTAAAATCAAAAGAGTTCCAGCAAGCGGAATTCAGGGATATGAAATTGTTTTTATCTGGCGGGGCTCCATGCCCGCTGGATATCTATGAAGCTTATAAAAAGAAAGGCCTGGCCTTCAAAGAGGGATACGGCCTGACGGAGGCTGGCCCGAATAATTTTTTCATCGATCCTTCAGATGCGGATGTCAAAAGAGGTTCGGTCGGCAAACCGATGTTATTCACCTCCATCAAGGTCATCAGAGACGACGGAAGTGAAGCGCCAGCCGGTGAAATCGGCGAGTTAGCGATCAGGGGCAAGCATGCCTTCTCGTATTATTGGAAAAATGACATCGCGACCGAAAATGCCTGGAAAGATGGATGGCTCCACACCGGCGACCTTGCCAGACAGGATGAAGAAGGCTTTTTCTATATCGTCGGCAGGAAAAAGGAGATGATCATCACAGGCGGAGAGAATGTTTATCCCCTGGAAATCGAGCACTGGCTAAGCTCACATCCTTCCATCCTGGAAGCCGCGGTAATCGGTGTCCAAGATGAAAAATGGGGTGAAGCCGTGACGGCATTCATCGTCCTTGAAAGAGAAGCAGCGTTAAGCGGAGATGGGGTAAAGGAATATTGCAGAAAAAAGCTGGCTGGCTATAAAGTGCCGAAACAGATCCACTTTATCACCCACATGCCAAAAACGCATGTCGGGAAAATTGACAAAAAGCAGTTAAAGGAAATAGCCAGTAAAAATCAGAAGCCAGTCAGCTGAAAAAAGAATTTAATTTTATATGAAAAACTTTTTGAGTTATGCAACAGAATCAACTAAACTTCCTGCCATCACATCACCAATCAAAAGCATTTCAGCCAGCATTAGCTGACTGGAATGCTTTTTCATTTACAAAAATACATAAAATGATATTAAAAAGGAACAGAAGTGCCAATAACAGCATGACTCCGTGAAACGGTAATACAGCGGCGACTGGGGGAGCCAGGCTTGCACCGGTCAGCAGGATGAATGAATAAAGTGAAAGTGCCTTCGCCCGCTGACTGCTGCCGAAGGACCCAATTAGTGTAATGACGGTGGGGATGACTAGTGAGATGGATGAAACAAAGAAGATGGAGAGAATGATCAGGGCGCTGGCTGTGTGCAGGAACAGCAGGGTGAACGCACTCGTGGAGCCGATTGCCAGCCCGAACATCAGCGTCCTCAGTGTGCCCCATCTATCCATCATTG belongs to Mesobacillus sp. AQ2 and includes:
- a CDS encoding branched-chain amino acid ABC transporter permease; this translates as MFSNRMNILYLLAAVFLAVLPFVYDSRSMLILLSQVFIFAVLAMSYDILLGYTGIVSFGHAMFFGIGAYTVGVFMKRFEPETSYFLLAVLVTILLTALVSYFVGLLTLRLKSHFYAMLTLAFAGLFLVLAEKWRTVTYGNDGFTFRVPDFLKDRTDFYLICLGSMVIVFILLKRFTNSPLGKVLQAIRENEQRTESLGYSVLQYKVIASVVSGVIAGIAGILYAVSLRFVNTSVFTMDITLDALLMTIIGGVGTLVGAIIGAGIIEFSHHWLTELAKVHWIFERWIIFFGIIYILAVMFFPMGIVGSLKKLKFSRKKKAPASLNSDAVSQGES
- a CDS encoding 3-oxoacyl-ACP synthase, which codes for MLVLQAENEPFARRAEYVQIGIVSTGIYLPETYITGREIARAAGIPEMVVEEKMGIKKKPVPGQEDHTCEMGIRAAKTAIEKAGIDPMEIDLVIYIGEEYKEYPLWTAGIKLQEEIGAYNAWAFDTALRCGTTVMALKLARGMMLSDPEIKTVLLAGGYRNGDFIDYQNPRTRFMYNLGAGGGAILLKKGHQENLLLETEMITDGSFSEDVVVVAGGTKNPLSAESLKRGLYQLDVLDPQGMKERLEQKSMANFLKVIRRSVEKSGFSEKDISYIGMLHMKRSAHQFVLQELGLGESNSIYLEDYGHIGQIDQILSLELAEKAGKLKDGDIVVLVSAGIGYAWGATTIRWGKGEA
- a CDS encoding alpha/beta hydrolase; the protein is MEKTAFELKKVDLPNGESIAYRERDGGVKNVLLIHGNMTSSKHWDVLIDQMDPEYKVYAMDMRGFGGSSYRKPIMSIKDFSDDVKLFVDEIGLNNFSLVGWSTGGAVGMQFAADYPGYCEKLVLLASASTRGYPFFGTSPEGLPDLDNRLKTYDDVKADTGKTIAVQTAYDGQNRGFLKAMWNMLIYTERQPEAAHYEEYVDDMLTQRNLAEVYHSLNSFNISGVDNGLGMGTDQVKDIQIPVLVLRGDRDLVVTSKMADEIVEDFAGRARFAELKNCGHSPLVDDLDQLLRHIDGFLAE
- the fabG gene encoding 3-oxoacyl-ACP reductase FabG — its product is MRLQDKVAIITGGANGIGLAAAKTFVREGARVAMADFDEETGSQRAAELKAEGYEAAFFQVNVADKDSVDSMVKDVLSHFGKIDILVNNAGITRDGMLHKLAVEDFQKVVDVNLTGVFHCAQAVVPAMVQQGSGRIINTSSVSGIYGNVGQTNYAATKAGVVGMTKTWAKELGRKGINVNAVAPGFIETGMTAKVPEKVIEHMKMLVPLGRLGLPEDIANAYLFLASDESKYVNGTTLHVDGGIMM
- a CDS encoding hydrolase, with the protein product MEEQKQRYYFNIESGEVLDTPADQEGHFFTLIATGEEIKDLREYLEVNYKADWATYGNSHLHPFKDPDREHAEYDMALKEIYAMVYRLGDAEAKNHVRNMGILSEEELIK
- a CDS encoding long-chain fatty acid--CoA ligase, whose product is MRWELDWLESRARLTPDAAAIADAGTDQEWSFREVNERAKAIAAWMQGIGVKKGDRIALLAPNGVSYFDLVFACGKIGAIFVPLNWRLSVDELAFIIQDSEPALLAFHSKFTKEVTMVWDQAGQCIQINGSHYQDLITSPKQIQPVDLDEEDPLAMIYTGGTTGKPKGAVLSHRAIIWNSISTIASWNLTDEDKTITYLPLFHTGGLNALSIPILMAGGTVVLGDEFTPEKAIEYLIRHKCTIVLFVPTMHHMLVKSKEFQQAEFRDMKLFLSGGAPCPLDIYEAYKKKGLAFKEGYGLTEAGPNNFFIDPSDADVKRGSVGKPMLFTSIKVIRDDGSEAPAGEIGELAIRGKHAFSYYWKNDIATENAWKDGWLHTGDLARQDEEGFFYIVGRKKEMIITGGENVYPLEIEHWLSSHPSILEAAVIGVQDEKWGEAVTAFIVLEREAALSGDGVKEYCRKKLAGYKVPKQIHFITHMPKTHVGKIDKKQLKEIASKNQKPVS